The following are encoded together in the Humulus lupulus chromosome 5, drHumLupu1.1, whole genome shotgun sequence genome:
- the LOC133834308 gene encoding cyclic nucleotide-gated ion channel 1-like, whose translation MDKKIDTKAAKILNPWTAYSRLWNKTFLASCVIGVSIDPLFLYIPIVNDDRKCLDRDHNIMIISLVLRSITDFSYVLHIIFRFKMALDMSKELSQSIFTKFPWSYLLIDVLAILPLPQVVVLVYFSKITGSSSLTARKFINILLLLQYVPRILRVYFSAKDLGRAFDSLTRRLWVRGAFFFFLYVISGHVFGVRMWKVMHGKKYEVPSQNQLVMSGVTHTLINGMIIPHTFHVRFYSLTSPSRWWLFLLTNLGRLDHKWLVGSFGSLSPNHKGLFWLSFWTGFGFGSDILVRVFFGSDTMLECGK comes from the exons ATGGACAAAAAAATTGATACAAAAGCCGCGAAAATACTGAATCCATGGACAGCATACTCGCGACTATGGAATAAGACATTCCTGGCTTCATGTGTGATTGGAGTTTCGATCGATCCATTGTTCCTCTACATTCCAATTGTGAACGATGACCGAAAATGTCTCGACAGAGATCACAATATTATGATCATATCTCTTGTTTTACGATCTATTACCGATTTCTCTTATGTATTACATATCATCTTTCGGTTTAAAATGGCACTAGATATGTCCAAGGAACTTAGTCAATCCATCTTCACAAAGTTTCCTTGGTCTTATCTTTTGATAGATGTTTTAGCCATTCTTCCTCTCCCTCAG gtggtGGTTTTAGTGTACTTCTCCAAGATTACAGGATCAAGTTCTTTGACAGCAAGAAAGTTCATCAACATACTACTTCTTCTCCAATACGTGCCTCGGATTCTTCGTGTGTACTTCTCAGCCAAAGATCTAGGAAGGGCTTTTGACTCACTCACACGACGTCTATGGGTCAGAGGTGCCTTCTTTTTCTTCCTCTATGTTATTTCTGGTCAT GTGTTTGGTGTTAGAATGTGGAAAGTGATGCATGGTAAGAAGTAtgaggttccatctcaaaaccaattggtgatgagtggagtaactcatACTCTTATAAATGGTATGATAATCCCACATACTTTCCATGTGAGATTCTATTCTCTAACAtccccctcaagatggtggctaTTTTTGCTCACCAATCTTGGACGGCTCGATCACAAGTGGCTCGTTGGCTCTTTTGGCTCACTATCCCCGAATCACAAAGGGCTCTTTTGGCTATCTTTTTGGACCGGTTTTGGATTTGGATCGGACATACTCGTTAGAGTTTTctttggctctgataccatgttagaatgtggaaagtga
- the LOC133778772 gene encoding cyclic nucleotide-gated ion channel 1-like, translating into MKQLEIDYFLSNHDNISKSKKKVIKRYLSGIIREDKDLDIKPLFSLLEEHVDHNNETFAAWVNKMMNKKKCERNAASEQMAYLWMSKNEIPKNIKKKIKKYIQLRLQDGKDVDINHILHILPPSDVVLIKKHMFHYFKHKDEVVYDTICNYLKPVTYSENSYIIRKGEPLDMMLFITQGVVWTFGNTTSPMSRLQKGEFYGNELIEWRLKSTSYDEFPISLVNVKTHNNVEALALMAINLERVLSKCWYMFSRTYSSMPESLKPFAIDFLQQLMLRWAQRRRKKIKSRQSGEISVDMY; encoded by the exons ATGAAGCAATTAGAAATAGATTATTTTCTATCAAACCATGACAATATTTCAAAGTCTAAGAAGAAAGTCATCAAGAGATACCTAAGTGGAATAATTAGAGAAGACAAAGATTTAGATATCAAACCCCTGTTTTCTCTACTAGAAGAGCATGTTGATCACAATAATGAG ACATTTGCAGCTTGGGTAAACAAAATGATGAACAAGAAAAAATGTGAGAGGAACGCCGCCAGTGAACAAATGGCATATTTGTGGATGTCAAAAAatgaaattcctaaaaatataaagaaaaagatTAAGAAATACATACAATTGAGATTGCAAGATGGAAAGGATGTGGATATCAACCACATTTTGCATATTCTTCCTCCATCAGATGTAGTGCTTATTAAGAAACACAT GTTCCACTATTTCAAACACAAGGACGAAGTTGTTTACGACACAATCTGCAATTATTTGAAGCCAGTCACATATTCAGAGAACAGTTATATCATTCGAAAAGGAGAGCCACTTGATATGATGCTCTTCATAACACAAGGTGTTGTGTGGACCTTTGGAAATACTACTAGTCCTATGAGTCGCCTTCAAAAAGGTGAATTCTATGGCAATGAGCTCATAGAATGGAGATTAAAATCAACATCATATGATGAGTTTCCTATCTCACTTGTTAATGTTAAAACCCACAACAATGTTGAAGCCCTTGCTCTTATGGCCATTAACTTGGAACGTGTGCTCTCCAAATGTTGGTACATGTTTTCTCGCACCTACTCATCTATGCCTGAGAGCTTGAAGCCTTTTGCAATTGATTTTCTACAACAACTAATGTTGCGTTGGGCtcaaaggagaaggaaaaaaattAAGTCACGTCAGTCCGGAGAGATATCAGTAGACATGTACTGA